From the Xiphophorus maculatus strain JP 163 A chromosome 20, X_maculatus-5.0-male, whole genome shotgun sequence genome, one window contains:
- the LOC102233397 gene encoding ADP-ribosylation factor 3 isoform X1, whose translation MGNIFGNLLKSLIGKKEMRILMVGLDAAGKTTILYKLKLGEIVTTIPTIGFNVETVEYKNISFTVWDVGGQDKIRPLWRHYFQNTQGLIFVVDSNDRERVNEAREELMRMLAEDELRDAVLLVFANKQDLPNAMNAAEITDKLGLHSLRHRNWYIQATCATSGDGLYEGLDWLANQLKNKK comes from the exons ATGGGGAATATTTTTGGGAATTTGCTGAAGAGCCTCATAGGAAAGAAGGAGATGAGGATCTTGATGGTGGGGCTGGACGCTGCTGGGAAAACGACAATCCTTTACAAACTGAAACTGGGGGAAATAGTCACCACCATCCCTACAATCG GATTCAATGTGGAGACGGTGGAGTACAAGAACATCAGCTTCACTGTGTGGGACGTGGGCGGACAGGATAAGATCCGGCCCCTCTGGAGGCACTACTTCCAAAACACTCAGG GTCTGATCTTTGTGGTGGACAGTAACGACAGAGAACGTGTGAACGAAGCTCGAGAGGAGCTGATGAGGATGCTGGCTGAGGATGAGCTGAGAGATGCAGTTCTCCTTGTGTTTGCAAATAAGCAG GATTTACCAAACGCCATGAACGCCGCGGAGATCACAGACAAGCTGGGCTTGCACTCCCTCCGTCACCGCAACTGGTACATCCAGGCCACATGCGCTACCAGTGGCGACGGCCTCTATGAGGGCCTGGACTGGCTGGCCAATCAGCTCAAGAACAAAAAGTAA
- the LOC102233397 gene encoding ADP-ribosylation factor 3 isoform X2, protein MGNIFGNLLKSLIGKKEMRILMVGLDAAGKTTILYKLKLGEIVTTIPTIGFNVETVEYKNISFTVWDVGGQDKIRPLWRHYFQNTQGEQS, encoded by the exons ATGGGGAATATTTTTGGGAATTTGCTGAAGAGCCTCATAGGAAAGAAGGAGATGAGGATCTTGATGGTGGGGCTGGACGCTGCTGGGAAAACGACAATCCTTTACAAACTGAAACTGGGGGAAATAGTCACCACCATCCCTACAATCG GATTCAATGTGGAGACGGTGGAGTACAAGAACATCAGCTTCACTGTGTGGGACGTGGGCGGACAGGATAAGATCCGGCCCCTCTGGAGGCACTACTTCCAAAACACTCAGGGTGAGCAGAGCTAA